Proteins encoded in a region of the Sebastes fasciatus isolate fSebFas1 chromosome 9, fSebFas1.pri, whole genome shotgun sequence genome:
- the bfsp1 gene encoding filensin, which produces MYKTSYLHEVRKEKFERSDVFVEEPLDSESSAGISAIQGWESLQELNSRFARYINRARVLEQRNAVFRKQLETLQRMEEASGLEEAFTEQTEVNRHRIHELSSDHSKLERELRDACRMMDEFTSKYRNECDYQEQLRCTLEQLNKEADSSLLRNLEYQIQSQFLQDDINSTRDRHKKNLAEIQTYVNILQQINQTLPLAPNVSAGISEEQEKLLAQRKVPGLQSQLEEYKSALCQLQAQKHRLQTETTVMEQTIKNTQETYDDEIQMYNEQIESLRKEIEEAERSLEKFTSECRHLAMYETSLENELERYKRIIENEDNRLNSAIIGTPITLFTTNYRYTHTPTASSRGRDITQAIQDITSVKPRQKILAKKVLKKKELTPEDVMDSSQEERSGGAAGEAPDEETKGIRVQEERVKREEQRPVFTGVSPQDVPDGAQISKAFDTLCNIVRDRMRKYKKPEPIADFYTKGRYVLVTGDGSYPDPCFYSSTPSAGHIFVTIIDGMMPPYEPYGPITPSPAPPPLPPQPIVDPRPPKPPSPTPPSNGGGGGKDDDKGGKGGKGKHKKGEPQPHSIDPTPDPSPPGPKDPTQPDPKKSRDGNGPTPKPAPRGASTSSSSSSSTNTSSSSGSYTPEAMSYEKLEVMESVEKFSNDGRKVKGYEETSLVVETMIEKSSKKKH; this is translated from the exons ATGTACAAGACCAGCTACCTGCACGAGGTGCGCAAGGAGAAGTTTGAGCGTTCAGATGTCTTCGTTGAGGAACCTTTGGACTCTGAATCCTCTGCGGGCATCTCAGCCATCCAGGGCTGGGAGAGCCTCCAGGAGCTCAACAGCCGCTTCGCTCGGTACATCAACCGGGCGCGCGTCCTGGAGCAGCGCAACGCAGTGTTCCGCAAGCAGCTGGAGACGCTGCAGCGGATGGAAGAAGCCAGCGGTCTGGAGGAGGCCTTCACGGAGCAGACGGAAGTCAACAGGCACCGCATCCATGAGCTGTCCTCTGACCACTCCAAGCTGGAGCGAGAGCTGAGGGATGCCTGCCGCATGATGGATGAATTCACCAGCAA ATATAGAAATGAATGTGATTATCAAGAACAGCTTCGGTGCACACTGGAACAATTGAACAAG GAGGCTGACAGTTCTCTGCTGAGAAACCTGGAGTACCAGATCCAATCCCAGTTCCTGCAGGATGACATCAACTCCACCAGAGATAGACACAAGAAG AACCTTGCAGAGATCCAGACCTATGTAAACATTTTACAGCAGATCAACCAGACACTTCCCCTTGCTCCCAATGTGTCAGCGGGCATCTCCGAG GAACAGGAGAAGCTGCTGGCCCAGAGGAAAGTGCCAGGGCTGCAGAGTCAACTGGAGGAATATAAGAGCGCCCTCTGTCAGCTGCAGGCCCAGAAACACCGCCTACAgactgag ACTACAGTGATGGAGCAAACcatcaaaaacacacaggagacttATGACGACGAGATCCAGATGTACAACGAGCAAATTGAGTCTCTGCGGAAGGAGATCGAGGAAGCTGAACGGTCCCTCGAGAAGTTCACCAGTGAATGTCGCCACCTGGCCATGTACGAGACGTCCCTGGAGAACGAGCTGGAGAGGTACAAGAGGATCATCGAGAACGAAGACAACAG GTTGAATTCAGCGATAATTGGCACTCCCATTACCCTGTTCACCACTAATTACCGCTACACTCACACACCCACTGCATCGAGCAGGGGGAGAG ATATCACCCAGGCTATCCAAGATATCACCAGTGTCAAGCCCCGCCAGAAGATCCTGGCCAAGAAGGTCCTGAAGAAGAAAGAACTGACCCCGGAAGATGTGATGGACAGCAGCCAGGAGGAGAGAAGCGGGGGAGCCGCTGGCGAGGCTCCGGATGAGGAAACGAAGGGGATTCGAGTGCAGGAGGAGAGGGTGAAGAGGGAAGAGCAGAGACCTGTGTTCACTGGAGTGTCTCCACAGGATGTCCCGGACGGAGCTCAGATCAGCAAGGCCTTTGACACTCTTTGTAACATCGTcagagacagaatgaggaaGTACAAGAAGCCTGAGCCAATCGCTGACTTCTACACCAAGGGCCGTTACGTCCTCGTCACCGGCGACGGCAGCTACCCAGATCCGTGCTTCTACTCCTCCACGCCATCAGCCGGCCACATCTTCGTCACCATCATAGATGGGATGATGCCTCCCTATGAGCCTTACGGACCCATCACACCCTCTCCTGCACCTCCACCTCTACCTCCTCAGCCCATAGTGGACCCCAGGCCTCCCAAGCCTCCCAGTCCCACCCCACCCTctaatggaggaggaggaggaaaggacgATGATAAGGGTGGGAAAGGAGGTAAAGGTAAGCATAAGAAAGGAGAGCCTCAACCTCACTCCATAGATCCGACCCCAGACCCTTCACCCCCCGGCCCCAAGGATCCCACCCAACCCGATCCCAAGAAAAGCCGGGATGGCAACGGCCCCACTCCAAAGCCTGCGCCCCGCGGTGccagcaccagctccagctccagttcCAGTACCAATACTAGCTCTAGCTCTGGAAGCTATACCCCAGAAGCCATGAGCTACGAGAAGCTGGAGGTGATGGAGTCTGTGGAGAAGTTCTCCAATGATGGCCGCAAGGTTAAAGGTTACGAGGAGACGTCCTTGGTGGTGGAGACCATGATTGAGAAGTCCAGCAAGAAGAAACATTGA